In the Solanum stenotomum isolate F172 unplaced genomic scaffold, ASM1918654v1 scaffold9876, whole genome shotgun sequence genome, tcactctatcattttccgggtcgttacaaCACCAATTCACATTGAATGgttatgacttttccaaagatttgtgacttttttgatgagttgtgaccttttcggaGGGTTGTAATTTttgtgagaagaaaaaatatgcaCATGCTCATACAACACTTTGTTAACTATGGAAGGGTTTCCTCACATTTTTGAActatgattttttaatatttttaactcTTCTCTTCTTAAAAACTCAAAGTTGATTTACAGACGTTAACAATATTCTCAAAGTTCAGTGAAATTAGAACACTCCCTCacatgaatgttaaattaatatataatactcCAACTAAAAACATTCAATTTAACATATCTTCAATATTTTATGtcagtatttatttatattatattatattaaaaataagaactccaacaatataataataactaagtaatgcaCTATGGGAAAGGGaggagaaaatatatttaagaggtGTAACTAAGATATTTTAAGAGTGACTATCTTTCATTAGTAATCATAAGAAAATTTACATCCACTATTCATAGGAACTTAtactttatcattcattttataattgtttagttaatatttttattaaataatattcactttgtttttaaaaatagtgtagTGCACGGTTTCATATTCACGTGCAACGCAAGTGCGTAAAACTAGTACTACCTAAAAACAAGATTAAGCAACATGCAAATTTTATAGCTAAACAAGAAAATTCGTCATTAATCCTATTGAACGATGAATGAGCGATAAATTTATGTTATCTACTAGCGAAATAGCAATGGGCTAGGTAGCTAATTTCACTTTTTAGTGCGATCAGTAAATAAGGAAATATTGAATCATATTTTAAGGTAGGGGTATATTTCATCTCAATTATTGACCAGCAAAGTTGGACCATTTCACAAAGTTTAATGACATAATTCAAGTTCTAAACCAAGGGATTAAAACCACTTTTACCAATGAGGGGCTAATTTACCATCTCTTCCCAATTATTACCtacaggaaaaaaaaacataaataggcTTGTACAAGCGAGATTTGcttaatataatacataaatgtgtcatttagaTTGTCCTCATTTGATATATATGTCCTTCAATTTTGAGTGTCTTCACACATACACTTAACTTTGTATAGAGTTAaataagtagacacatgtgTTCTACGTAATGCCTTATGTGGTAATTCACATCCTACATAGTGTTCTATGTGTGTTATGCAACAAATGATACATTTGTTTACAACCAGAAGCGAATCCAGGATTTCGGAAGGATGAGTGCACTATTACGAAAAGATGCATCTaggatataaatttgatcgatttAACCTTTACGTTCTTAACACTGAacgttaaattttaaaaattataggtctaacatatttaatactaatagtttaaaatttaaatatacacatttgatttaattaataaaaaattttacaATGCTATATTTTTTGTAGGAATTTCCAGTAACACATttgaaaaattttgaaaaattaaagcaataaaacaaaagaaaaattaattgaaatgcCAAAAGTGTTACCGATAATCACTTGGAGGagtattactaaaaaaaataagataggtATATAAGATTTATATTTCTATCTTTGCTTAGAGAGGTGCACCTCCCCAATCAACACCATATTATTATATGCGAGTTTTAATGTTAGTTCACATTtctatatgtaaatattttttgaaaaatataacactactatgtatgatctagagaggggagcatgaGTTCACGTGGATCCACATAACCCCCTCTAAATACGCCTCTGttaatttacttatttaattttatataaatttacgTGTTCACTTATACACATTCAAAATTAGAGAACACAATCGTATGagatgtttatgtattatgaacctatgatatatgatatatgatatataatatgagAGCGGGCAGGTATGACCAATATTAATATAAGTTTCCATGTTTTCGGCAGGTCCATTGTTTATTATGGCACGGTCAACTGTTGTTCCTTTGAATAACAAAAAACACAGCATGCTACAGCTATAATGGTcgctaattaattatttatgccTAAGCCCATGTGTTTTTCCTTTCAATAAACCAAAATTGTAATGATAGAGCACGTATATATGTTGGTCATCATCATTAGGTTTAGAGAANTACAACATGTATAATAAATAGATGAATGGAGGTTGAAGTTTGAGCAAGACAAATGGGAAACAACAATAGCAATAACAGAAGTAAAGAGAGGCGATGGCCGAAGAGGATCATACTGGTGCGCCATGGTGAAAGTGAAGGTAACGAAGACAAAAATGTGTACACCGCCGTACCTGATCATAAAGTGCAACTTACAGAGAAAGGCAAACAGCAAGCCAAAAATGCTGGAGAGGTTATCCGAAGCGTGGTTGGAAACTGCaaagtttatttttatgtatctcCATTCTTGCGCACTCGTGAGACATTGAAAGAGATAAGTGAATCGTTTTCTAGCAACGAAATCATTGGGGTAAGAGAAGAATGCAGGTTAAGAGAAATGGACTATGCTAAATTTCAGAATACAGAGAAGATGGAGGAGTATAAGAACGAACGAGAGAGATATGGCAAGTTCTTCTACCGCTTTCCCCATGGAGAATCCGCTGCCGATGTCTACGATCGGGTTTCAGGTAACTTTTTATTC is a window encoding:
- the LOC125853181 gene encoding phosphoglycerate mutase-like protein AT74H; the encoded protein is MGNNNSNNRSKERRWPKRIILVRHGESEGNEDKNVYTAVPDHKVQLTEKGKQQAKNAGEVIRSVVGNCKVYFYVSPFLRTRETLKEISESFSSNEIIGVREECRLREMDYAKFQNTEKMEEYKNERERYGKFFYRFPHGESAADVYDRVS